ACGCATGTGGTCGCGGGTCTGTTCATCGCGCTGTTCTGCCTGTTCTTCTTCCTGTACCAGGGCGAACAGATCTGGAGATGGCTGGTCCGGCTGTTCCCGCGCCGGGCTCGCGACAAGGCGGACTCGTCGGGCCGGCGGGCGTGGGTTTCGCTGACCGCGTTCGTCCGGGCCACCGTCATCGTCGCCGCGGTCGACGCGATCGGTATCTCGCTCGGCGCCGCGATCCTCGGCCTGCCACTGGTCAGCGCGATCGGCATCCTGGTGTTCGTCGGCGCCTTCGTACCGGTGGTCGGCGCGCTGGTCAGCGGCGTGGTCGCGGTCCTCGTCGCACTTGTTGCCAAGGGCCCCATCGTGGCGATCGTGATGCTCGCGATCGTGATCGGCGTACAGCAGCTCGAGGCGCACGTACTGCAGCCGTTCCTGATGGGCCGCGCGGTCAGCGTGCACCCACTGGCGGTGATCCTGGCGATCGCCACCGGCGTCGTCATCGCGGGCATCGTCGGCGCTCTGGTCGCCGTACCCACCGCCGCCGTCATCAACGCCATCGTCAACCACCTGGCCGGCAACGACCCCGACCCCGACCCACCAAGACCACTACCGAGGCGCCCCCGCCCCGCCCCAACCGAAGACTGAACCGACAACGCCGACCGTCGCCTCCCACTTCGGTGTGAGGCAACGAAAAACGCCGCCGGGTATCTGCCCGGCGGCGTTCTTCTCGGTCAGCGTCAGCGCCCGCCGATCCCCTTGTTGTCGTTCCCCTTGGTGAGATTGACCGGGCTCTGGGTGTTCTCTCCGGTCCCCTGCGCCGGCGGCTGCCCGGCAATCGCCTGCGGCGAAGCGACTCCACCGAGCGCGGCGAGAGCGGCCCGCTCGCCGTCGCCGGAACGCTGCTGCTCCTGGCTGGTGGTGACGACCCCTTCGAGCGCCTGGCCGGTGGCCGCCTCCCTGGTGGCCGGCTCGGCCGTGGCCGCCGTCTGGTGGACATTGCTCCAGTGCGCGCTGAGCTGGTTCACGTCCCGCGTAGGTGCACCCTTCAACGCCGGATCGGCGCCGGCGTTCTTCAGCGCCGCCATCGTTGCCCGGGCACCTTCGGCGATGATCGATCCCCGGGTCTTCTGTACCTGGCCCCAGCGGCTGGCGCGGTCGGCCACGTTCCGGCCGGCTTCGGCTACCCGCTGGCCACCCGCCACGGCCGCGTCCGCCGTGGCGCGAGCACCCTGCTGGACTGCCTGCCCGGCGACCTGCGCGCCATCCACCGTGGCGTCCCAGCCGGCCCGGGCCACGTCGGCGGTCGCCTGGCCGAACTCGGTGGCGCGGTCACGCGCGACCTGGGCGCCCTGCTGGATAGCCTGTCCGGCAGCTTGCGCACCCTGAACGACCGAGTCCCGGGTGTTGAGGGCGATGTCGGAGGCCGCCTGGCCGAACTCGGTGGCGCGGTCACGCACGGCCTGGGCGCCCTGCTGGATGGCTTGTCCGACTGCCTCCCGGCCCGCCTGGACCCGCCCGGCCACCTCCTGGCCGAACTCGGTGGCGCGGTCGGCCACGTTCTCGCCGAACTGCCGGGCCTGGCTCGCCAGCTGGACCGCACCTTCGCTCAGTCGCTGCGCGGTGTGGGTGTACACCGCCTGCACGCGACCGGTGGCCTCCCTGATCTTGTTGTTCAACCGGGTCTTCAAACTCGGCTTACTCGCCTTGGCGATCATCTTGTCGATGATTTCTCTGTCCGCGGAGGCGATTGCCACCACGTTGCCCCATTGCTGGTCATTCAGCTGGCCAAAGCGGTCCATCGCAACGTCCCAGTTGCGGCCGGGCTGCGGGCCCTCGGTGGGTTGCGTCATTTCTCGGGCTCCTAGTCGATGTAGACCGCGTAGGTGACGCCCACCGCATCAGTCAACGGCGCCTGCGTCGGCTTGTTGCTGAACAAGTGGAACTGGGCACCGGGGCGGACCCAGACGGCCAGGTGGCGGCGGTCGGCGCCGGCGCCTGGCATCCACTCGTCGAGGAAGGTGGGACTGCTGTCGTCACCCACGTAGTCCGGCCGGCCGAGGTGCTTCTGGGCCAGCTCGAGCATGGTCGGCCAGTTCTGGTCGAGCCCGGCTTCGGCGGCCGGGATGTCGTCCGGGCCGATGTCGTACGCCGACCAGCCGCTGTTGCGGGCGTCGGCGAAGGCCAGCCCGGGGAACACGACGATGGTGCTGCCGCGCTTGGTGGTGAAGCCCCACGACGCGAGCACGTCGTCGATCTTCTCGCCCTGGTTCAGTGGCCAGGGCTTCCAGTCGGTCGCGGACGTGACGCGCTGCACGATCGCGCGCACCACCGCGGGGCCGGTCTGGTCGTTGTCCGGTCCCGCGATCGGCTTCCAGTCGCTGATTCCGGCCAGATCGGCGATCGCCAGATCATCCTCGTCGAGCGGCCTGTCCTGCGTCTTCATTCGGCCTTGTTCCTTCCATCGGTGCTCAAGCCGTTATCGGTAAAGGTACGGCGTTTCAGGGCCAAGCCCCGGGGCGGAGGCCGGTCTGTGGACAACCCGCTGAACCAGAAAACGAAGGCGTTCCCGGTCTGGTCCGGACAGGTGATCGGGTCGTGAGCGGCGCGAACCGATCGGTGCTGCTGCGGTGGTTCAGCTGAGCCCGTGACCCCGGCCGGTGGAACGGTTCGGCTGGCTGCCGGGCTTGTCGCGTTCGCCGGCCGAGGTGCCGGGACGGGACTGCCCCGGTGTCACCGGCGGCAAGGTCGCCGCGTCGCGTGCCTGCGTCAGGTCCGGCGACAGCCGCGGGGACGGCGCGTCGTCGCCCAGGCGCGCGTACGCCGCCTGGGTGAGCGCCTGGTCCGAGACACTGCTGTTCTCGGGGCCGGTGCCGGGTGGACTGCCCGAGTTGGCCAGGCCGTCACGACGCTCCTCGCGGGCTCTGTGAATTGCTGTTCTCATGTCCCCTCCTCTTCGAGGTAGACCACATAGTTAATACCTACCGACGTCGTCAACGGCTTGCGGCGCGGCTTGTTGCTGTACAGATGGATCTCCGCACCGGGCGGTGTCCAAACGGCGAGATGGCGGCGATCGAGACCGGCTCCCGGTGCCCAGTCGTCGTCGAATCCGGCCTTGCTGTCTACTCCGACGTACGAAGGCTGTCCCCAGTGCCGGCAAGCGAGGCTGAATTTTTCCGGCCAGTGTTCGTCGAGTCCGGCCGCGACCTCGTCGATGTCCCACGGCTCGATCGCGAACGCCACCCAGCCGCTGAAGGGGCTGTGCGGAAGGACCTGGTCGTCGTACACGGCGAGCTCGGTGTTCCGGCGGGTCAGGAAGCCCCAGCCGTCGAGCTGGTCGTCGATCACCGTCTTGCGGTTGATCGGCCACGGCTTCCAGTTGGTCGCGGACTTGACCCTGCGGATCAGTCGCCGGACCGGTACCGGCCCGGTGGCGCCCGTGTGCGGCCCGCCGAGGCGCCGCCAGTCGCGGACGTCGGCGAGGTCCGCCATCGCCCGGTCGTCGTCGTCCAGCGGTCGATCCAGTGTCTTCATCCCTGCGGCTGCCCCTGTCGCTCCGGTTCCTGACGAAACTATGACCCCGGCGGGGTCACGCGGATGGTCGTCCGGTGTACAGCAGACGAACAGCCGTCCTGGAAGCTTCCCAGGACGGCTGTCGGGTTGGTCAACCGCCGTTTGGTCTCAGTGCGGTATCGGTGCTCCGGTGCCGGTCCGGATCCGCACTGGACCAGTGCCGGATCCGTATCGGACCAGTGCGGATCAGGGCCGATCAGTGCATGGCAGCCGCTGCCGAGGACTCCAGCGAGTCCTCGCCCTCGGCCTTCGGGCCGTCGTTGCGGCCGGCCAGCCGCTGCTCCGGGGTGATGATCGCGATGATCAGCGCGATCGCCAGGAACGGCAGGGAAACCAGGAACACGTCGCCCATCGCGTCGACCAGGCCGTGCAGCGCCCAGCCCTTCATCGGCTGCTGCAGAGCGTGCAGTGCCTGCACGCTGTTCGCCGCCTTGGCCAGCTGGTCGACCATGCCCTGCGCGGCCTGGGGGACCAGGTCGGTCAGGTGACTGGTCAGCCGGCTGGTCAGCACCGCGCCGTACACGGCCGTGCCGATCGCGCCACCCATCGAGCGGAAGAAGGTCATCGTCGAGGTCGCGCTGCCCATGTGCTGCCGGGGCACGCTGTTCTGCGCGGCGGTGACGGTGATCTGCATCGACAGGCCCAGCCCGGCGCCCATCACGAACATATAGATCGCCAGCTGCCAGTACGGAGTGGAGAGGCTCAGCGTGGACAGCATCACCATCGCCGCGCCGACCGCGACCGCGGAGATGATCGGGTAGATCTTGTACCGGCCGGTCTTGCTCATCAGCTGGCCGCTCGGGATCGACGCGGAGAAGATACCGACGATCATCGGCAGCAGCGCCAGGCCGGACCGGGTCGGCGACATGTCCTTGACGGCCTGCAGGTACAGCGGCAGGAAGATCAGCGCGCCGAACATCGCGAAACCGAGCAGGAACGCGTACCCGGCGTACCCGGAGAAGATCCGGCCCTTGAACAGGTCCATCGGGATGATCGGCTCGGCGACCTTGAGCTCGACGAAGACGAACACGACCGCCAGTACGACCGAGGCGCCGAGCAGCGCCAGCGTGGTACCGGTGCCCCAGCCGTTGGTCGGGCCGCTCCAGGAGACGGCCAGCAGCAGCGAGGTGACCGCGGCGGCCACGGTGGCGGCGCCGAGGTAGTCGATCTTGTGCGAGCGCTTCACGTGCGGCAGCTTCAGCACGGCGCCGACGATGCCGAGGGCAACCAGGCCGATCGGCAGGTTGATCCAGAAGATCCAGCGCCAGCCCGGACCGTCGGTGAGCAGACCGCCGAGCAGCGGGCCGGCCACCGAGGACAGACCGAAGACGGCACCGAAGTACCCCATGTACTTACCGCGCTCGCGCGGCGGGATCACGTCGCCGATGGTGGCGAACGCGAGCGACATCAGACCACCGGCACCAAGACCCTGGACGGCCCGGAAGCCGATCAGCATCTCGATGTTCTGCGACAGCGCGGCCAGTACGGAACCGGCCAGGAAGGTGACGATCGCCGCGATGAACAGCGGGCGGCGGCCGTACAGGTCGGACACCTTGCCCCAGAGCGGGGTCGAGGCGGTCGAGGTCAGCAGGTACGCGGTGACCACCCAGGACAGCTTGTCCAGGCTGTTGAACTCGCTGACGATCCGGGGGAGTGCGGTACCCACGATGCTCTGGTCCAGGGCGGCCAGGAACATGCCGGCCATCAGTCCGCCGAGGACGACCATGATCTGCTTGTGGGACAGGTAGTTGGGACCGCCGTCCGGAGTCGGTGAGGCGCCGCCGGCGGTAGCGGGCTCTGTGGTGCTCATCTGGTGCTCTCCAGGTTCTTGTCGGTGTTCGCACGGGCGGCGGAGTCGCCGTCGTCCGTGGCTTCGTCGAGGTCGTCGGGGCGCTCTGCCGGAGCGGACTTGTGCAGCCGCGGTGCTACCGCGGCCCAGCCCTTGTCGGCCCAGGCGGCGCTGGTGGGAGCTTCGGTGAGGGCGGCGACGCCGTCCGCGAAGCGGGTCATCAGCCGCTCGAAGGTCTGCACGTCCTGCTCGGACCAGCCCTCCATCGCGGCACTGAGCAGCTCCATCCGGTGCCGGGCGCCGGCCTCCCACTGCTCCACGCCCTGCTCGGTCAGCTCGACCCGGAAGGCGCGGCCGTCGTCGGGGTCGGGGGAGCGGCGGACCAGGCCGAGCTGCTCCAGCGACCGGACGTGCCGGCTCGTGGTCGAGGCGTCGAGCTCCAGTCGCGCGGCCAGATCGGACAGTCGCAGTGCGCCGTTGCACCGCAGCGCGAACAGCACGATGTGCGCGCTGTGGTCGATCGTGTCGCCGGGCTGCTTGGCCTTGAGCCGGCGACCGACCCGGGTGAACGCGTGCATGACGCCCTCGATGGGCGTGCGCGGAGAGTACGCGTCGTTTACTTGCATGCTGCAAGCATATACATGCTTGCGTGATACACGCAAATGAGTTTCCAAGGTGTTCAACTGAGCCGCCACTTATTTGCTCTCGGTCGCCGAGTGGTTACTGTCCGCAGCGGAGGAGAATCTCTCCCGTGCATGCGACGGTGGAAGGAGAGGTTTTGTGACGCGGGTAGCGGTGGTGACCGGTGGTGGGTCAGGGCTGGGACGGGAGATGGCGCTAGCGCTGGCGGGCGCCGGATTCCTGGTGTGGGTGACCGGCCGAACCGAGGACAAGCTGAAGGAAACCGCCGCGGCGGCGGGAGAGGTAAGGAGCGAGGCGGCTGGGGGTGGGGCCGGCGGCGCTGGTGGGCGGGTGCGGTGGGCGGTTCTGGATGTGGGGGACGGGGGTGCGGTGCGGGAGTTCTTCGGCGGGCTGGAGCGGGTCGATGTGTTGGTCAACAACGCCGGTACGGGGGCGCCGGCCGCGGCGGTGCAGGACGTTGCCGAGGCGGACTGGCGGCGGGTGGTGGACACGAACCTGACCGGATCGTTCCTGTGCGCGCAGGCGGCGTTCGACCTGATGTTGCGGCAGGACCCGAAGGGTGGGCGGATCATCAACAACGGGTCCATCTCGGCGCACGTACCGCGGCCGCGGGGGATCGCGTACACGGCCAGCAAGCACGCGATCTCCGGTCTGACCAAAGGACTGGAGCTGGAAGGGCGGCCGCACGGGATCACCGCGTGCCAGATCGACATCGGCAACGCCGCGACCGCGATGACCGAACGGATGGAGCAGGGCGTACTCCAGCCGGACGGATCGATTGCGGCCGAACCGACCTTCGACCCGAAGATCGTGGCGGACTTCGTCGTCCGGATCGCCCAGCTCCCGACCACGGTCGCCGTACCGAACCTGACCGTGATGGCAGCCGGCATGCCGTACGCCGGCCGCGGCTGACCGTCGCTCTTACCTCACCGCCGCACGACGTCAGTCGGCAGGGAGGTCCGGCCACAGCTCCTTAAGTGCAGCGATGATCCGCGCGGTTGTCTGGCCCATGAACTGGACTCCGGCCAACTCGGTGTCACTGCCGGCGTACTGCTCCGGCACGACCACGTCCCCACCAACCCAAGTACGCCGCACCCGCTGCGTCGCGCTGATGTCGTCCAGCGGGTCACCGTCCACCATCAGCAGATCAGCACGCGTACCAGCAACCAGCCGGCCGCGGTCAGTCAGTTTGAACGCGTCAGCGGGCGCACTGGTCGCGGCCACGAGCGCCTCGGCCGGAGTGAGCCCAGCACGCACCAGATGTTCCAGCTCCCGGTGTAGTGACGCTCCGAAGACCATGCCGGGGTTCGGAGCGTCCGTCCCAGCCAGTACGGGCACGCCGGCTCGTAGCAGCGCCAGTGTGTTCGCCCTCGCCGCGGCACCGTCCGGCGGCTGCGGTGGCATCCACCGGCGAGACTGCTCGTTCAGTACCCGCCTCCACCTCGCAGGCATCCGTTGCATCAGCTCAGGCGCGTCCTGCAAGGGCAGTCGCCCGGACGGACAGGTGTACCCGTCGACGATGTCCAGAGTGGCGATCACCGCAGTACTACTACTGGCGACCGCCTCGATGTCCTGCGGCGACATGAGATCAGACGGTGCATGCGCGAGTACGTCAGCGCCGCACTCGACCACCTTGACCGCACTCGCCGCGGTCGACACATGTGCGACAACAGTCAGCCCGCAGTCGTGAGCCGCGTCGACCAGTGCTCGCAGCGTGGCCTCGTCCAGTGTGGGGATGTCCATCCCCGCGCCAGACCCGTCGTCGTAGATC
The genomic region above belongs to Kribbella solani and contains:
- a CDS encoding AI-2E family transporter; amino-acid sequence: MSNLGRDEAGEPERESPVADNEVPAGTTDDADPGKARELDGAGESAGGRRVDTGVTRGMEIASAWSWRFLVIVAAVVVIGYTMRYLSEVVVPVTVGVLLTALLVPVTNGLQKLRVPRGPAAGLTVIATLIVIAGLLTLVGTQIAGQFEDLSKQVGEGVQKLREMARINFGLTDADITNLFKQLQKQFTSGGALGQQAAAVGTTATHVVAGLFIALFCLFFFLYQGEQIWRWLVRLFPRRARDKADSSGRRAWVSLTAFVRATVIVAAVDAIGISLGAAILGLPLVSAIGILVFVGAFVPVVGALVSGVVAVLVALVAKGPIVAIVMLAIVIGVQQLEAHVLQPFLMGRAVSVHPLAVILAIATGVVIAGIVGALVAVPTAAVINAIVNHLAGNDPDPDPPRPLPRRPRPAPTED
- a CDS encoding MDR family MFS transporter, with translation MSTTEPATAGGASPTPDGGPNYLSHKQIMVVLGGLMAGMFLAALDQSIVGTALPRIVSEFNSLDKLSWVVTAYLLTSTASTPLWGKVSDLYGRRPLFIAAIVTFLAGSVLAALSQNIEMLIGFRAVQGLGAGGLMSLAFATIGDVIPPRERGKYMGYFGAVFGLSSVAGPLLGGLLTDGPGWRWIFWINLPIGLVALGIVGAVLKLPHVKRSHKIDYLGAATVAAAVTSLLLAVSWSGPTNGWGTGTTLALLGASVVLAVVFVFVELKVAEPIIPMDLFKGRIFSGYAGYAFLLGFAMFGALIFLPLYLQAVKDMSPTRSGLALLPMIVGIFSASIPSGQLMSKTGRYKIYPIISAVAVGAAMVMLSTLSLSTPYWQLAIYMFVMGAGLGLSMQITVTAAQNSVPRQHMGSATSTMTFFRSMGGAIGTAVYGAVLTSRLTSHLTDLVPQAAQGMVDQLAKAANSVQALHALQQPMKGWALHGLVDAMGDVFLVSLPFLAIALIIAIITPEQRLAGRNDGPKAEGEDSLESSAAAAMH
- a CDS encoding MarR family winged helix-turn-helix transcriptional regulator, which encodes MQVNDAYSPRTPIEGVMHAFTRVGRRLKAKQPGDTIDHSAHIVLFALRCNGALRLSDLAARLELDASTTSRHVRSLEQLGLVRRSPDPDDGRAFRVELTEQGVEQWEAGARHRMELLSAAMEGWSEQDVQTFERLMTRFADGVAALTEAPTSAAWADKGWAAVAPRLHKSAPAERPDDLDEATDDGDSAARANTDKNLESTR
- a CDS encoding SDR family NAD(P)-dependent oxidoreductase, which translates into the protein MTRVAVVTGGGSGLGREMALALAGAGFLVWVTGRTEDKLKETAAAAGEVRSEAAGGGAGGAGGRVRWAVLDVGDGGAVREFFGGLERVDVLVNNAGTGAPAAAVQDVAEADWRRVVDTNLTGSFLCAQAAFDLMLRQDPKGGRIINNGSISAHVPRPRGIAYTASKHAISGLTKGLELEGRPHGITACQIDIGNAATAMTERMEQGVLQPDGSIAAEPTFDPKIVADFVVRIAQLPTTVAVPNLTVMAAGMPYAGRG
- a CDS encoding amidohydrolase family protein; this translates as MSFTILHTQLIDRGAVLPQGCLRVADGRIAAVGGPDLVQPGDTVIDGSGTTLLPGLIDSHVHLIPGCTQLAATFGVTTQFDQFCMPEVIEQETPRSSFFTSSIGATVPGGHPTIAFPPIPYVTGPADAKQFVADRIAEGADHLKLIYDDGSGAGMDIPTLDEATLRALVDAAHDCGLTVVAHVSTAASAVKVVECGADVLAHAPSDLMSPQDIEAVASSSTAVIATLDIVDGYTCPSGRLPLQDAPELMQRMPARWRRVLNEQSRRWMPPQPPDGAAARANTLALLRAGVPVLAGTDAPNPGMVFGASLHRELEHLVRAGLTPAEALVAATSAPADAFKLTDRGRLVAGTRADLLMVDGDPLDDISATQRVRRTWVGGDVVVPEQYAGSDTELAGVQFMGQTTARIIAALKELWPDLPAD